In Thermodesulfobacteriota bacterium, the following proteins share a genomic window:
- a CDS encoding aldehyde ferredoxin oxidoreductase C-terminal domain-containing protein, translating to MTASTHTFKVLMLDVSSGFYRLHRYPVGDFFGPVDLGIHLAYKHNSLNIGAGLLAGSVLPGSNRLILSGISPCWHGFYISSMGGAALVFSNLGIDMLSIIGKSSRASLLYLNRTHGEEIEAELVPIMPDQVWKQGRGGVYGVMEHALKRFGPKYETDPRVLAVGPASLYTDFGAVCSAPVKKGALTFADTWAGRGGFGTKLLQEHGLVGIIYGGTHIEEDFRNRSVADQWFENRFQRSMAAKDMEATAKYRYDPKFNTGGTFGVNYAAMEGNLLAFNYRTIYWNESERRSLHQRLVLDHYLKQFNEETIQAKQQRTCGEPCAAVCKKLNGEFKKDYEPYQTMGPLCGIFDQRAAELLNHHADTLGFDAISAGGVLSWLMDCLDEGLLSPENLGVSDLPRWNPENFDAVADSMHNARLGVALMDQMTRDNGNVPLAFGARKFARRLAREKGRAVLDRFVYTAFARQGWMVPNQYWTPGAFAPMAIMGKYYMHYGRDFLPPRELGRECARRLIKELMLDNMGLCRFHRGWAEEMIPDIVEKIFGQGEKFLRSIHLAAGRIASRNASVFWEPGRVIDMVTTFLRKKKEVDNLASEDLNRWIDFFDRDKNAAAYEFWYEIHKGIHESLREFPD from the coding sequence ATGACCGCTTCCACCCACACCTTCAAAGTACTGATGCTGGACGTTTCCAGCGGTTTTTACCGCCTGCATCGTTATCCGGTCGGCGACTTCTTCGGCCCCGTGGACCTGGGCATCCACCTGGCCTACAAGCACAACAGTCTCAACATCGGCGCCGGGCTCCTGGCCGGATCGGTCCTGCCGGGGTCCAACCGGCTGATCCTCTCCGGCATTTCGCCCTGCTGGCACGGATTCTACATTTCCTCCATGGGCGGAGCCGCCCTGGTGTTCAGCAACCTGGGGATCGACATGCTCTCCATCATCGGCAAATCCTCCCGGGCCTCCCTGCTTTACCTGAACCGCACCCACGGCGAAGAGATCGAGGCGGAACTGGTGCCGATCATGCCCGACCAGGTCTGGAAGCAGGGCCGCGGCGGGGTGTATGGCGTTATGGAGCACGCCCTGAAACGCTTCGGGCCGAAATACGAGACCGACCCGCGGGTGCTGGCCGTGGGACCGGCCTCCCTGTACACGGATTTCGGAGCCGTGTGCTCGGCGCCGGTGAAAAAAGGCGCCCTGACCTTTGCCGACACCTGGGCCGGCCGCGGCGGATTCGGCACCAAGCTGCTCCAGGAGCACGGCCTGGTCGGGATCATCTACGGCGGCACCCACATCGAGGAGGACTTCCGCAACCGTTCCGTGGCCGACCAGTGGTTTGAAAACCGATTCCAGCGCAGCATGGCGGCCAAAGACATGGAGGCCACCGCCAAATACCGCTACGATCCCAAGTTCAACACCGGCGGCACCTTCGGCGTCAACTACGCCGCCATGGAAGGCAACCTGCTGGCCTTCAACTACCGCACCATCTACTGGAACGAGTCCGAGCGCCGGAGCCTGCACCAGCGCCTGGTCCTGGACCATTATCTGAAACAGTTCAACGAGGAGACCATCCAGGCCAAACAGCAGCGCACCTGCGGTGAGCCCTGCGCCGCGGTCTGCAAAAAATTAAACGGCGAATTCAAGAAGGACTACGAGCCCTACCAGACCATGGGCCCCCTGTGCGGCATCTTCGACCAGCGGGCCGCGGAACTGCTCAACCACCACGCCGACACACTGGGGTTTGACGCCATTTCCGCGGGCGGCGTCCTCTCCTGGCTGATGGACTGCCTGGACGAGGGACTGCTTTCCCCGGAGAACCTGGGCGTCAGCGATCTGCCCCGCTGGAACCCGGAAAACTTCGACGCCGTGGCAGACTCCATGCACAACGCCCGCCTGGGGGTGGCGCTGATGGACCAGATGACCCGCGACAACGGCAACGTGCCCCTGGCTTTCGGCGCCCGCAAGTTCGCCCGTCGCCTGGCCCGGGAAAAGGGCAGGGCCGTACTTGACCGCTTTGTCTACACCGCCTTTGCCCGCCAGGGCTGGATGGTGCCCAACCAGTACTGGACGCCCGGCGCCTTCGCCCCCATGGCCATCATGGGCAAGTATTACATGCACTACGGCCGTGATTTTCTGCCGCCCCGGGAACTGGGCCGGGAGTGCGCCCGCCGCCTGATTAAGGAGCTGATGCTGGACAACATGGGCCTGTGCCGGTTCCACCGGGGCTGGGCCGAAGAGATGATTCCCGACATCGTGGAAAAAATTTTCGGCCAGGGGGAGAAATTCCTGCGATCCATCCATCTCGCCGCCGGCCGCATCGCCAGCCGCAACGCCTCGGTCTTCTGGGAGCCCGGCCGCGTCATCGACATGGTAACGACCTTCCTCAGGAAAAAGAAGGAGGTCGACAACCTGGCCAGCGAGGACCTGAACCGCTGGATCGACTTTTTCGACCGGGACAAAAACGCCGCCGCCTATGAATTCTGGTACGAAATCCACAAGGGAATTCACGAGTCCCTGCGGGAATTTCCGGACTGA
- a CDS encoding glutamate synthase-related protein, whose protein sequence is MPEKYHIHTKPVPPRLPRIGKHGIVDWREDCARCHNCVKKACVYDRYRQEAQYIRTLEYSDFLFFECMGCLSCVQNCTKNLLCLTINSEYEKLGNRYWTPEIIHSTWQQAETASVPVSGAGYRGKFAGHGFDAMWTDMSEIVRPTRDGIHGREYISTSVDIGKKPSYLNFENNGGAVQLPAIIDIPMPLIIDMNPPAYGRPCLEPYIIQAAAQTGLIALVDSGKWAAIDGDSRLQPIEQYLPHIAFHLNPDAPELPRAALAGTKLVEIPDGEKALDTMAAIKAQFPGMIVSVRVPLEKGGTERAVALADAGAEVIHVVADLNGDEIGVDNPRFIKDMIRAIHKALIKGGRRDEVTLIAGGGIALPEHMAKALLCGADLVSSFLPFMIALECRLCKSCRPGQICPARIESISFEYGTGRVRNLIAAWHLQLIELMGAMGMREARRLRGDVGRAMFFEELEEDIFGKIFGTRKRT, encoded by the coding sequence ATGCCAGAAAAATATCACATTCATACCAAGCCGGTTCCCCCGCGGCTGCCGCGTATCGGGAAACACGGCATTGTAGATTGGCGTGAAGACTGCGCCCGGTGCCATAACTGCGTCAAGAAAGCCTGCGTGTATGACCGTTACCGCCAGGAGGCCCAATATATCCGCACCCTGGAATATTCGGATTTTCTGTTTTTCGAATGCATGGGCTGCCTCTCCTGCGTGCAGAACTGCACTAAAAACCTGCTCTGCCTGACGATCAATTCCGAGTACGAGAAACTGGGCAACCGCTACTGGACCCCGGAAATCATTCACAGCACCTGGCAGCAGGCGGAGACCGCTTCGGTGCCGGTATCCGGGGCGGGCTACCGGGGAAAGTTCGCTGGGCATGGTTTTGACGCCATGTGGACGGACATGTCGGAAATCGTCCGGCCTACCCGGGACGGCATCCACGGCCGGGAATACATCTCCACCTCGGTGGACATCGGCAAGAAACCGTCTTACCTCAATTTTGAAAACAACGGCGGCGCCGTCCAGTTGCCAGCGATCATCGATATCCCCATGCCGCTGATCATCGACATGAACCCGCCGGCCTATGGCCGGCCGTGCCTGGAACCTTACATCATTCAGGCGGCGGCGCAGACGGGCCTGATCGCACTCGTCGATTCCGGCAAGTGGGCCGCCATCGACGGCGACAGCCGTTTGCAGCCGATTGAGCAGTATCTGCCGCACATCGCCTTCCATCTCAACCCGGACGCGCCGGAACTGCCCCGGGCGGCTCTGGCCGGAACGAAGCTGGTGGAGATCCCGGACGGCGAAAAGGCCCTTGATACCATGGCCGCCATCAAGGCTCAATTCCCCGGCATGATCGTCTCCGTGAGGGTGCCCCTGGAAAAAGGGGGAACGGAACGGGCCGTGGCGCTGGCGGATGCCGGCGCGGAAGTGATTCACGTGGTCGCCGATTTGAACGGCGACGAGATCGGGGTGGACAACCCCCGCTTTATCAAGGACATGATCCGTGCCATTCACAAGGCGCTGATCAAGGGCGGCCGGCGGGACGAAGTGACGCTTATCGCCGGCGGCGGCATCGCCCTGCCCGAGCACATGGCCAAGGCCCTGCTGTGCGGCGCCGACCTGGTTTCCAGTTTCCTGCCGTTCATGATCGCCCTGGAGTGCCGGCTCTGCAAGAGCTGCCGGCCCGGTCAGATCTGTCCCGCGCGGATTGAAAGCATCAGTTTTGAATATGGCACCGGCCGCGTCCGCAACCTGATCGCCGCCTGGCATCTGCAGCTGATCGAGCTGATGGGCGCCATGGGCATGCGCGAGGCCCGCCGCCTGCGCGGCGATGTCGGGCGGGCCATGTTTTTCGAAGAGCTTGAGGAGGACATTTTTGGAAAAATCTTCGGTACCAGAAAAAGAACTTAA
- a CDS encoding glutamate synthase-related protein, with protein sequence MEKSSVPEKELNHILPANTLKTRMPQVAVSREVKPAPSRYRNEIAKFLIFRSDDCVHCGKCAEVCPYHVHVLKPGYKYFASPKSHLCIGNACEQADHFCVRACPQKALRMVENPMIKALGDYRWPADMLLATWKMAETGSPPPPECEYDYRVGRSEGGFDRIRFKFPEKPPVPIRDDEIDTGILLNRRDDGRPRLRIDVPWYGGGMSFGSVSNVTQLAKVRAAAAWNSFSCSGEGGYMERMRPYDDHMITQVATGLFGVREETIQRVPIIEFKYAQGAKPGLGGHLLGDKNTPAVAKIREAVVGISLFSPFPFHSVYSIEDHMKHIDWIKHVNRRALISTKVSTPTDVDMVAVGSYSAGTHIIHLDGGYGGTGAAPDIAKKNIAMPIEYAVAKVHRFLVDEGARDKVTLIASGGIRNAHDIAKAIALGADGVVVGTAELVALGCIRCSRCSAGRGCPRGIATTDPGLVTQMELEWATQRIVNLYSAWRQELVDILKRLGLRSVSELVGRTDLLMHLDYTNDEGR encoded by the coding sequence TTGGAAAAATCTTCGGTACCAGAAAAAGAACTTAACCATATCCTGCCGGCCAATACCCTCAAAACCCGGATGCCGCAGGTCGCGGTCAGCCGGGAGGTCAAGCCGGCGCCGTCGCGCTACCGCAACGAAATCGCCAAGTTTCTCATCTTTCGGTCCGACGACTGCGTCCACTGCGGCAAATGCGCCGAGGTATGCCCCTATCATGTTCACGTGTTAAAGCCAGGATACAAATACTTCGCCTCTCCCAAAAGTCATCTGTGCATCGGCAACGCCTGTGAACAGGCGGATCATTTCTGCGTCAGGGCCTGCCCGCAAAAGGCCCTGCGGATGGTCGAGAATCCCATGATCAAGGCCCTGGGCGATTACCGCTGGCCGGCGGACATGCTTCTGGCTACCTGGAAAATGGCGGAAACCGGCAGTCCGCCGCCGCCGGAGTGCGAATACGATTACCGGGTGGGCCGGTCCGAAGGCGGATTCGACCGCATCCGCTTCAAGTTCCCGGAAAAGCCGCCGGTCCCGATCCGGGATGATGAGATCGACACCGGTATTTTATTGAACCGCCGGGACGACGGCCGGCCCCGCCTGCGTATCGACGTTCCCTGGTACGGCGGCGGCATGTCCTTCGGATCGGTCAGCAACGTCACCCAGCTGGCCAAGGTCCGGGCCGCGGCCGCCTGGAATTCCTTTTCCTGCTCCGGTGAGGGCGGCTACATGGAGCGCATGCGTCCCTATGACGACCACATGATCACCCAGGTGGCCACCGGCCTGTTCGGCGTCCGCGAGGAAACCATTCAGCGGGTGCCGATCATCGAGTTCAAGTACGCCCAGGGCGCCAAGCCGGGCCTGGGCGGGCATCTGCTGGGGGACAAGAACACCCCGGCCGTAGCCAAGATCCGGGAAGCGGTGGTCGGCATCTCCCTGTTCTCGCCGTTTCCCTTTCACAGCGTCTACTCCATCGAAGACCACATGAAGCACATCGACTGGATCAAGCATGTCAACCGGCGCGCCCTGATATCGACCAAGGTTTCCACCCCGACCGACGTGGACATGGTGGCGGTGGGCAGCTACTCCGCCGGGACCCATATCATCCATCTGGACGGGGGCTACGGCGGCACCGGCGCGGCGCCGGACATCGCCAAGAAGAACATCGCCATGCCCATTGAATACGCCGTGGCCAAGGTGCACCGGTTCCTGGTCGACGAGGGCGCCCGCGACAAGGTCACCCTGATCGCCAGCGGCGGCATCCGCAACGCCCATGACATCGCCAAGGCCATTGCCCTGGGCGCCGACGGTGTCGTGGTCGGCACCGCCGAACTGGTGGCCCTGGGCTGCATCCGCTGCTCCCGGTGCTCAGCCGGCCGGGGATGTCCCCGGGGGATCGCCACCACCGATCCAGGACTGGTGACCCAGATGGAACTGGAATGGGCCACCCAGCGGATCGTCAATCTTTACAGCGCCTGGCGCCAGGAACTGGTCGATATCCTCAAACGGCTGGGCTTGCGCAGCGTCAGCGAACTGGTCGGCCGCACCGACCTGCTGATGCATCTGGACTATACCAACGACGAAGGCCGGTAG
- a CDS encoding LemA family protein — translation MSVKLIAGVAGVVLFLLILIYLYNKLVRLRIAVKNAWSDINVHLKKRYELLPNLIEAVKGYASHESETLARVIELRSRAMKAEAPSEKARADNQLTQTLKSLFALVEAYPSLKADAHFTQIMADMKGIDDNIEHARRFYNASVREYNVACAVFPLNVVASAFSFLPEQFFELSDEQEEAKPVRADFRGHHT, via the coding sequence ATGAGCGTTAAACTGATTGCCGGCGTTGCCGGAGTGGTCCTGTTTCTGCTGATCCTGATCTATCTTTACAACAAGCTGGTACGGCTTCGAATTGCCGTGAAAAACGCCTGGTCGGACATCAACGTCCACCTCAAGAAACGGTACGAACTGCTGCCCAACCTGATCGAAGCGGTCAAGGGATACGCCAGCCACGAAAGCGAGACTTTGGCCAGAGTCATCGAGCTGCGCTCCCGGGCGATGAAGGCGGAAGCGCCCAGTGAAAAAGCCAGGGCCGACAACCAGCTTACCCAGACATTGAAAAGCCTGTTCGCGCTGGTCGAAGCCTACCCGAGCCTCAAAGCCGACGCCCATTTCACGCAGATCATGGCCGATATGAAGGGAATCGACGACAACATCGAGCATGCCCGCCGGTTCTACAACGCCTCGGTCCGGGAATACAACGTGGCCTGCGCCGTGTTTCCCTTAAACGTGGTGGCGTCGGCCTTCTCCTTTTTGCCGGAACAATTTTTCGAATTGTCCGACGAGCAGGAGGAAGCGAAACCCGTCAGAGCCGATTTCCGGGGACACCATACTTAA
- a CDS encoding hydrogenase iron-sulfur subunit, whose protein sequence is MDKKQMKLCVFYCANCLDAEALRQVAVQSGTEELTTVSLPCSGKVNLLYLVKAFEKGADGVILVTCGQGDCHFLEGNLRAKKRAEAVDELLAEIGLGRGRMRLVRNQDPNGVQPIVDEIKHLKESIEGRR, encoded by the coding sequence ATGGATAAAAAACAGATGAAATTATGTGTCTTTTACTGCGCCAACTGTCTGGACGCGGAGGCGCTCCGTCAGGTCGCGGTTCAATCCGGAACGGAGGAGTTGACAACGGTCAGCCTGCCGTGTTCCGGCAAGGTGAATCTTCTTTATCTGGTCAAAGCCTTCGAAAAAGGGGCGGACGGCGTTATTCTGGTGACCTGCGGCCAGGGCGACTGCCATTTTCTGGAAGGCAATCTCCGGGCGAAAAAGCGGGCGGAAGCCGTGGACGAACTGCTGGCGGAAATCGGCCTCGGCCGGGGACGGATGCGGCTGGTCCGCAATCAAGACCCAAACGGCGTGCAGCCGATCGTGGACGAGATCAAGCATCTGAAAGAATCAATAGAGGGCAGGAGATAA
- a CDS encoding hydrogenase iron-sulfur subunit — translation MKMFEPKIIAFCCHYUAYSSADLSGSMRLQYPTNIRIIRTPCTGKLEVEYFMRAFEDGADGVLVAGCEEGSCHFIEGNLLARRRVNYTRRLLNEAGLEPERLRMVNIGAADARGFVDIVKEMIQTVRALGPNPMAEGRTHHTEKQEILA, via the coding sequence ATGAAAATGTTTGAACCGAAAATTATCGCCTTCTGCTGCCATTATTGAGCGTATTCCTCAGCGGACCTGTCAGGTTCCATGAGACTGCAGTACCCGACCAATATCCGCATCATCCGGACGCCCTGCACCGGCAAGCTGGAGGTGGAATATTTCATGCGGGCCTTTGAGGACGGCGCCGACGGCGTTCTGGTCGCCGGCTGCGAAGAGGGCAGTTGTCATTTTATCGAAGGCAATCTGCTGGCCAGGCGCCGGGTCAATTACACCCGCCGACTTCTGAACGAAGCCGGACTGGAACCGGAACGGCTGCGCATGGTCAATATCGGCGCCGCCGATGCCCGCGGTTTTGTGGATATCGTCAAGGAGATGATCCAGACCGTGCGCGCTCTCGGGCCCAATCCCATGGCGGAAGGCCGAACCCATCATACTGAAAAACAGGAGATTCTGGCATGA
- a CDS encoding methylenetetrahydrofolate reductase C-terminal domain-containing protein: MIVAERKSIPELTGMLRDHNKVLVLGCGTCVTVCLAGGEREVSIIASALRIASKLEGLNLEVEELTIERQCDNVFIESAAEAVNRNDVVLSLGCGAGVQAIAERFNGKPVYAGLNTAFIGILEERGLWTEKCAACGSCVLHQYGGICPITRCAKHMLNGPCGGSREDRCEVRPDRPCGWQLIYQRLKNIGQLDRLNRIEPPRNWAASLSGGSRVIVREDHRI; encoded by the coding sequence ATGATCGTAGCGGAAAGAAAAAGCATCCCCGAACTGACGGGGATGCTGCGTGACCATAACAAGGTTCTGGTGCTCGGATGCGGGACATGCGTCACGGTGTGCCTGGCCGGCGGCGAGCGGGAAGTGAGCATCATTGCATCGGCCCTGCGGATTGCCTCGAAGCTGGAAGGCCTCAATCTGGAAGTGGAAGAACTCACTATCGAACGTCAGTGCGACAATGTCTTCATCGAATCGGCGGCGGAAGCCGTCAACCGGAACGATGTCGTCCTTTCCCTGGGATGCGGCGCCGGCGTTCAGGCCATCGCCGAGCGATTCAACGGAAAACCGGTCTATGCCGGCCTCAACACGGCTTTTATCGGCATTCTGGAGGAACGGGGGCTGTGGACGGAAAAATGCGCCGCCTGCGGCTCGTGCGTGCTGCATCAGTACGGCGGCATCTGCCCCATTACCCGTTGCGCCAAGCACATGCTAAACGGGCCCTGCGGCGGTTCCCGGGAGGACCGCTGCGAAGTCAGGCCCGACCGGCCGTGCGGCTGGCAGCTGATCTATCAGCGCCTGAAGAATATCGGGCAACTCGACCGGCTCAACCGGATCGAACCACCCAGGAACTGGGCGGCCAGTCTTTCCGGGGGAAGCCGGGTGATTGTCCGCGAGGATCATCGCATATAA
- a CDS encoding methylenetetrahydrofolate reductase, with product MQQSGNLEKKIASGDFVITAEFLPTAGTDGKAVEAAAEFFKKGVTAVNVADNPHGPVMSSLAGAVIMARAGIEPVYQIVTRDRNRIAIQSDILGAAALGINNILCLSGHHQALTGSPEAANVYDIDSIQLIAAAAKMREAGELLDGTRISGPLAMLIGAVAHPDLKPMELNVLRLAKKVEAGARFVQTQAVFDAEALAQWMKAVGSRGITAKAAVLAGVLPLRSAGEAETLRAKYTDILIPDAVVDRLKAAGDAAAQSKEGLAICLETIKKIRSIEGLSGIHILSGGREEVVPELILAAGL from the coding sequence ATGCAGCAGAGCGGTAATCTGGAAAAAAAGATAGCGTCGGGTGACTTTGTCATCACCGCGGAGTTTCTCCCGACGGCCGGAACGGACGGCAAGGCGGTGGAAGCGGCGGCGGAGTTCTTCAAAAAAGGGGTGACGGCCGTCAATGTCGCCGATAATCCCCATGGACCCGTTATGTCGAGCCTGGCCGGGGCGGTGATTATGGCCCGGGCCGGGATCGAACCGGTCTATCAGATAGTCACCCGGGACCGGAACCGCATCGCCATCCAGTCGGATATCCTGGGCGCGGCGGCCCTGGGCATCAACAACATCCTCTGCCTTTCGGGTCATCACCAGGCCCTGACCGGCAGCCCGGAAGCGGCCAATGTTTACGATATCGATTCGATTCAATTGATCGCCGCGGCCGCAAAAATGCGGGAGGCGGGTGAACTTCTGGACGGCACCAGAATCTCCGGCCCCTTGGCCATGCTCATCGGCGCGGTCGCCCATCCCGACCTGAAGCCGATGGAACTCAATGTTCTGCGGCTCGCCAAAAAAGTGGAAGCCGGCGCGCGCTTTGTTCAGACCCAGGCGGTGTTTGACGCGGAGGCCTTGGCTCAATGGATGAAAGCGGTCGGCAGCCGGGGGATAACCGCCAAGGCGGCCGTTCTGGCCGGAGTGCTCCCGTTGCGGAGCGCCGGGGAAGCCGAAACCCTGCGGGCAAAATACACGGACATATTGATTCCGGACGCCGTTGTCGACCGGCTCAAGGCGGCCGGTGACGCGGCCGCCCAGAGCAAAGAGGGATTGGCCATATGCCTGGAAACCATCAAAAAGATCAGATCGATTGAAGGCCTCAGCGGGATTCACATCCTTTCCGGCGGGCGGGAAGAGGTGGTGCCGGAACTGATTTTGGCCGCCGGCCTGTAA